From a single Eretmochelys imbricata isolate rEreImb1 chromosome 13, rEreImb1.hap1, whole genome shotgun sequence genomic region:
- the LOC144273133 gene encoding scuwaprin-a-like, whose product MKSGAIVLLLGLLAVWAQLLPAAAQVRPGACPNIRGPGICVERCRGDDSCPPGRKCCSNGCGHVCMTPITRLRGRPGICPRPAGVSICVELCSSDAQCRRRQKCCSNGCGHVCTTVM is encoded by the exons ATGAAGTCAGGGGCCATCGTcctcctcctggggctcctggccgTCTGGGCCCAGCTGCTGCCTGCCGCTGCTCAAG TGCGACCTGGAGCCTGCCCCAACATCCGAGGCCCAGGGATCTGTGTGGAGAGATGCCGGGGGGACGATTCCTGTCCTCCAGGACGAAAGTGCTGCAGCAATGGGTGTGGCCACGTCTGCATGACACCAATAACCCGACTGCGAG GGAGACCCGGCATTTGTCCAAGGCCAGCTGGCGTCAGCATTTGTGTGGAATTGTGCAGTTCTGATGCGCAGTGCCGCAGGAGGCAGAAGTGCTGCAGCAACGGATGTGGCCACGTCTGCACGACAGTAATGTGA